One Rhododendron vialii isolate Sample 1 chromosome 2a, ASM3025357v1 genomic region harbors:
- the LOC131317192 gene encoding F-box protein CPR1-like: protein MMKQKTIVSNGNNLPLEILADILARLSVLLPFSPKPISNETLVKKSFSFATLKISTPLISPPQKSLKSPRSNTPTSHSEFVLNPSTREGKKLPTCPLSTPHLFSEPYVYLHGFGYDSSRDDYKVVMLPHKYTKSDSKSYCDGDTNNTYVFVYSLKTDAWRRIQGFHYHPLGYFSGVHRLPSGVYFNERLHWLCRRTGGSDVLGGYLCVVVLPSSFRNEVWMMKDYGVRESWTKFTTNPKMVLKDLLCLLAKDKFWLKTTGNVDEVCQDKLVVYNSKK, encoded by the exons ATGATGAAGCAGAAGACGATTGTGTCCAACGGTAATAACCTTCCACTGGAGATTCTCGCCGACATACTCGCACGGTTATCTGTTCTTCTCCCTTTTTCGCCAAAACCCATCTCAAACGAAACCCTAGTAAAAAAATCGTTCTCTTTTGCGACTCTGAAGATCTCTACTCCGTTGATTTCGCCGCCGCAAAAAAGCTTGAAATCCCCTCGGTCCAATACTCCCACAA GTCATTCCGAATTCGTTTTGAATCCATCCACTAGAGAAGGTAAGAAGCTGCCCACGTGCCCTTTATCTACTCCCCATTTGTTTAGTGAGCCCTACGTTTATCTACATGGTTTTGGTTATGACTCATCTAGGGATGATTACAAGGTTGTGATGCTCCCGCACAAGTATACTAAGTCTGATTCTAAATCCTATTGCGATGGTGATACTAATAATACCTATGTGTTTGTCTATTCACTGAAAACTGATGCTTGGAGGAGAATTCAAGGTTTCCATTATCATCCTTTGGGATATTTTTCTGGGGTTCATCGGCTTCCTTCTGGGGTTTACTTTAATGAGCGTCTCCATTGGCTTTGTAGGAGGACTGGTGGTTCGGATG TTCTTGGGGGTTATCTCTGTGTGGTTGTCTTGCCTTCTAGTTTCCGAAATGAAGTTTGGATGATGAAGGACTACGGGGTAAGAGAATCCTGGACCAAATTTACGACTAATCCTAAGATGGTTTTAAAGGATTTGTTGTGTTTGTTGGCAAAGGACAAATTTTGGTTGAAAACCACAGGAAATGTAGATGAAGTGTGCCAAGATAAATTGGTTGTGTACAATTCAAAAAAGTAA
- the LOC131313911 gene encoding F-box/kelch-repeat protein At3g06240-like, with protein MKKKKTIMSNGDTNDCSIHRVPPEILADILSRLPVKFLCQLKCVSPSWNSLISSPCFAKTHLKRNPPSQKIILVCVSEDLYSVDFANANPAAKKLDFPSVQRSHHRWTEVLGSCNGLLLVSGKGYSTSLLNPTTRERKKLPTCPLSFSLEPYVYLHGFGHDSFTDDYKVVMLSYQYIKSYSKYYFDSDANITHVAVYSLKTDAWRRIQDSHYHPLGNPSGVHFNERLHWLCRRTGGSDGSKVIVAFDLSDEIFKEVQLPTSFSDYEIFYHHMAVLGGCLCVIVCPLSYRNEVWMMKEYGVRESWTKFMINPRMVLVDLLCLLAEDEFLMKTRGKEPDVLFQDKLVVYNLKKKTLRDMVVPDIQLKCQNGVTYGYVESLVSPNH; from the coding sequence atgaagaagaagaagacgattATGTCCAACGGTGATACCAACGACTGTTCAATACATAGGGTTCCACCGGAGATTCTCGCCGACATACTCTCACGGTTACCAGTCAAATTTCTATGCCAATTAAAGTGTGTCTCTCCCTCATGGAATTCCTTAATCTCTTCCCCCTGTTTCGCCAAAACCCATCTCAAACGAAACCCCCCAAGTCAAAAAATCATCCTCGTTTGCGTCTCTGAAGATCTCTATTCCGTTGATTTCGCCAACGCGAATCCCGCCGCAAAAAAGCTTGATTTCCCCTCGGTCCAACGCTCCCACCACCGGTGGACCGAGGTTTTGGGTTCTTGCAATGGCTTGCTTCTTGTTTCTGGTAAAGGTTATTCCACATCCCTTTTGAATCCAACCACTAGAGAACGCAAGAAGCTGCCCACTTGCCCTCTCAGTTTTTCTCTTGAGCCCTACGTTTATCTCCATGGTTTTGGTCATGACTCTTTTACGGATGATTACAAGGTTGTGATGCTCTCTTACCAGTATATTAAGTCTTATTCTAAATACTATTTCGACAGTGATGCTAATATCACGCATGTGGCTGTCTATTCATTGAAAACCGATGCTTGGAGGAGAATACAAGATTCTCATTATCATCCTTTGGGAAATCCTTCTGGGGTTCACTTTAACGAGCGTCTCCATTGGCTTTGTAGGAGGACTGGTGGTTCGGATGGTTCCAAAGTTATTGTTGCTTTCGATTTGTCAGATGAGATTTTCAAAGAAGTGCAGCTGCCTACTTCATTTAGTGATTACGAGATTTTTTATCATCACATGGCGGTTCTTGGGGGTTGTCTCTGTGTGATTGTTTGCCCTCTTAGTTACCGAAATGAAGTTTGGATGATGAAGGAGTACGGGGTAAGAGAATCGTGGACCAAATTTATGATAAATCCTAGGATGGTTTTAGTGGATTTATTGTGTTTGTTAGCAGAGGACGAATTTTTGATGAAAACAAGAGGAAAAGAACCAGATGTACTGTTTCAAGATAAATTGGTTGTGTACAatctgaaaaagaaaacactaaGGGACATGGTGGTTCCAGACATTCAGCTTAAATGTCAAAATGGGGTCACCTATGGCTATGTCGAGAGCCTTGTCTCTCCTAATCATTGA
- the LOC131313901 gene encoding F-box/kelch-repeat protein At3g06240-like, translated as MRKGETNDCRILPSEIIADVLSRLPVKPLCRFKCVSPSWNSLISSPHFSKTHLNRTQTNNPKHLLHSILLVLRSSLQDLYSVYLTAADLVPVTDKLDFPLLREPEYKWITVLNSCNGLVLVSDGGNSHLFLLNPATRECKKLPTPPLIPDPVRGYYNYAYGVGYDSSKDDYKVVKLSYIESESESESEFEYSTLTSNIIFVCVYSLETNAWRRIQDTHYVLDGTSSGTNCKGRLHWLCWRAGSHLMAAFDWADEIFREVPLPASFVHCDQLVYLDVVIIKDCLCLAYKQGSDPVEVWMMKEYGVKASWTKILIDTHDMCLQGLLAEDEFLLMGNVIQTYEDKLIVYNPKKETLRDIVVHGIPAAFLTWGTYVESLVSPNQCSHGGGIGKQGYS; from the coding sequence GTGAGACAAACGACTGTAGAATCCTTCCATCAGAGATCATCGCCGACGTACTCTCTCGACTGCCGGTGAAGCCACTGTGCCGATTCAAGTGCGTCTCTCCCTCATGGAATTCCCTAATCTCTTCCCCCCATTTTTCCAAAACCCACCTCAATCGAACCCAGACCAATAACCCTAAACACTTACTTCACAGCATCCTTCTCGTTCTTCGCAGCAGCTTGCAGGATCTCTACTCCGTCTATCTCACCGCTGCTGACTTGGTTCCGGTCACCGACAAGCTTGATTTTCCTTTGCTCCGAGAACCCGAGTACAAGTGGATCACGGTATTGAACTCTTGCaacggtttggttctggtttccGACGGAGGTAATTCCCACTTATTCCTTTTGAATCCAGCCACAAGAGAATGTAAGAAACTGCCCACACCCCCTCTTATCCCCGATCCCGTTCGTGGGTATTACAACTACGCATATGGTGTGGGTTACGATTCGTCTAAGGATGATTACAAGGTTGTGAAGCTCTCGTATATTGAATCTGAGTCTGAGTCCGAGTCTGAGTTTGAATATTCTACTCTGACGAGTAATATAATATTTGTGTGTGTCTATTCGCTGGAAACTAATGCTTGGAGGAGAATTCAAGATACCCATTATGTCCTTGACGGAACTTCGTCTGGCACTAACTGTAAGGGGCGTCTCCATTGGCTTTGCTGGAGGGCTGGGTCCCATCTGATGGCTGCTTTCGATTGGGCGGATGAGATTTTTAGGGAAGTGCCATTGCCTGCTTCGTTTGTGCACTGTGACCAGCTTGTGTACCTTGACGTGGTCATTATTAAGGATTGTCTCTGTTTGGCTTATAAACAGGGTAGTGACCCAGTTGAGGTTTGGATGATGAAGGAGTATGGGGTTAAAGCGTCGTGGACAAAAATTTTGATTGATACACATGATATGTGTCTACAAGGTTTGTTAGCGGAAGATGAATTTTTGCTGATGGGAAATGTCATACAAACATACGAAGATAAATTAATTGTGTACAATCCCAAAAAAGAAACGCTGAGGGACATTGTGGTTCATGGCATTCCTGCTGCATTTTTAACTTGGGGGACATATGTTGAGAGCCTTGTTTCTCCTAATCAATGTAGTCATGGAGGAGGGATTGGGAAGCAAGGATATAGCTAG